In Cygnus atratus isolate AKBS03 ecotype Queensland, Australia chromosome 14, CAtr_DNAZoo_HiC_assembly, whole genome shotgun sequence, the DNA window TTACATTGCACAACTGAGCTGTTACCAGGAGTGAGCATACCCAGCTTTAACAAAAATtcaatgaaatgtatttttgacaTCCTAATACTACCAAGTTTTTCCACCTGTCAGCTTTGTCATGGCAGCTACGAAATTGCTCCTCCCCACAGATGGCACAGATCGTTTTGTAGCTGGCAGATACAATACATGATAAtgacaaatttcaaaaatatgtgggttgttttccttttgtgattGAGTAGCCATCCTGGCACCTCctctttttccagaaaggaagagagaatttgAAGCAGATAGTATCTggtaaatttatttattgtttctggAAATTTCCATTCAAGCCACTAGGATTCCTGTCTCTGGAACAGGCCGATAAAGGTTTTAATTAGAATTGTAGCTTTTATTTGCAGTATTAGAATGATGTGAATGATGCTTCAGAAGCCTGGTCACATTtaactgcagagcagagggagcagccaacattttgcaaaatttttaaTGTCCCAGTGATGACAAAGGCACACATGCATCCAGTCCTTAGTGTATTGtataaatgttttcctctgcatGGATCTCAACTTCCAGGGCACTTCGGTTCCCTGCATGTTTTGGTTTCCAAAATGCAACAGAGCTGCACAAAAGAGTGAAAACAATGCTGTTAAACAACAGACAATAGAGACACAAAAGACCAAATAGTTAAATCAACCatctcagtggaaaaaatgtaaaatatacaaaaacacTTACTTAAATGTGACTGATGATGAATGATgaatcatttttccatttatgagAACCCACACTTGAAGTTTGCCTACTCCCTAATGCAATGAATTGGCAGTTACactcatttttgtttaataactAATGATGAATAGCAggatttattaatttattttgcaatgttTTGCATTAACttgagattaaaaaagaaaacaaatttaatgtATGTACAGTCAGCATGCATCTAGGAGGAATCACAAGTATTTCCTTCTGGGACCTAGTTTGTCCTATTAGctaaagcagaaacagaataCTTACTTTGCAAAGTTACTCATCTTCTTCATATTATGTAAATATCCTAAGGATCATgcagaatgaaaaggaagaaaaacaaagttctttAAACGATCAGGAACAAGTAAAGTAGGAGGttcagcaaggaaaacaaaatgcaagaaacTAAATTAGGGAACTTTAAGCAGAGGCTTTCAGTGTAGGAAATCCCCACAATTTCCATGAGGTCATCTTCATATGGCTTGTTCTGACCAAGAGCCTCCAAGGAGAACATCTGGCACGTGGAAGAATATTGGATATAGTTCCATGAAACCAGTGCGTCTTCCCTCGTCATTGGGAAGGACCGGGACAAGGTGGCAGCTGAGGGATGGGTAATACCCATGAGGAAACAAGCAGGGCAGGGGACGTGGGCTTGTATTGCACATCTCCTCACCAGACCCCAGGTCAGCTAGTCGCTGTGGAGTCTGAGATGATGCGAACACACTGGCACCTTCCAGTTCTCTGCCCCAGGCACTGGGCAGGAGACCcaagcaggcagctgcagcacaggcatgCAGAGACATCAGCTTGCCCCCATGACACACAAGAGATGTATGGCATCTGCCATGGCTGTGATTTGACATACCCAGCCCATCGTTGAATAACCACCTCCAAGAAGTACTTACGTCTACCGAGCAACAGACCCAAAACGAGGATGACTAGAAATACCACGCACACTCCAGCGCTGATATAAACTGCCCCTTCTGAATGCTGCTGACTATGAACTGGTATGGACGCATTCTgtcaaacaaaacagattagTATCAGTGGGACTAAGAGCAAAAAGCCTGTACGTGATCCAGAGGTCATTTGTGCATTTTGCAGCCCTGCAATTAAAATACACTTAAGAGCAAGAGCCTAACTTGAGATACGGGACTAGTTTCCAGCAGCCACAATGCAACAGTTGTGTGAACTATgctgttaaatatatttcttcttaagATTGTCAGAGTGTCTGAAGTTATGGCTAAACCCATTTGTTCAGGTTCAATACTATTtggtgaatatttttatttaaacttatGATTAAAATATCTCCTGGTGCgttcccccacacacacatacacctccctttttttttttgtcagcttatTCAGCATCTATTCAACGCTTTATCCTTGTAAGTGAACATGCCTTCACCTTGTGTTGGACTTCACTTAGGCAAAACTCTCTCAAGCCAGCCATTAGGTATCTAGCCTCTAAAAAAGGCTTCCCCTTAAAAGCTGGGAAGATGTTGAAAGGCAGTGCGGTCCCTGACCTTCCGCACGTGCAGCAATATGAATGCCCACAGTACATACTAGCTCGTAGTACATACTATCAGGCCTTCCCAAAGGTTGTCTTTTCCTGACAAAATTTGGGTGATACTACTGCCTGTTAACTTGCAGCACGGGCTGGAAGACTCAGCAGGGCAGACAGGGCTGCCTATTTGAAACCCACCCCACAGGCAGTGCAGGTGGATCCCTGTGCTGTCAGGTAGCCCAATTTTGACTCTTCCCTATGTCCTGCCGTACCTGCAGGCTTGAGGTTACTTCTGAGTAGTCTGAGGTGCTCAAGTGGGGACCAGAGGCCTGAAAGGCAATGTAGATGTTGCTAAATATCTTCCCACATTAGTAGGAAGGAAATACTTTATGcaagcaaagcatttttccccctttaataATGACCACATAAGTATTCTTTTGTAAGCAGTAAATGTGCAGactacaaaaaaatatattattttgcaaTCAAAATAAAGTACTACAAGTGAACTGCGTGGCTAACCGCTTAATCTCAATATGCTATAGCACAACAGAAATGCTTACAGTCTGAGGAgtttctgaagaagaaactgATGGCCACGTTTCCACAGTAAAGGATGCTTCACTGGCACTCCCAGGAGCTGAGCAAAAGCAAGACAAACCGACACGTCACTGTCACAGAAAGCTATTCTGCCTAGACAGAGAGGAATTCATACTGCTGATCTGGGACCATCAAACCTAAGCACCTCTTTCAGGAGTCTTGGCTCTGCATATCATAAAGAAGTTTGTGCCTTCAGAAGGTAGCACAAAGCTCCTGATACTGGAGCCTCTACTGCCCTTTTCAGAGCTTTGAGTTCCTTCCAGGAAATGCTGCTATCTCAACAAAGAGCCTAGAAAGTTGGAGTGACCGAGGTGGGCTTCAGTTTTCATAGCCCAGAAGAGGCAGTGGATGCCTAATGCAAAATTAGATTATCTGATCAAAATTGATTAACACCAGCTCAGGGCCTTGAAAGAGTAAGTGGTGTGGGGTTGCAGAAAGCAAGTGATACTTTCGAAATCCCAGATCACAGCTATGCGAGAAACAGCCTGACTGGTGTGTGATATGTTTGCATAATGACATGCAGCAGATTTTGAGGTAATTTCCCAGAGtagttttcagtatttaaaacagAGCTATGAATGGCTGTCTTCCACAACATCCATCTCAGTTTCTTTATGTGGTCTGACGATACGGACCTTCCTGAAACCAAAAGTTCCTGTTCAATTTATGACAACCCCAGGTGGTTCCTGATGTTTCAAATGGTTAACCTTATCCTAGAAGCTTTATTCTGAAGAGTGCAGGATCATCTGCTTCACTGTCCTCTTTTTTGAGGGAGATGCTGGAATATTCCTACATCAGAGGAACACGGCCACCTGCCTTTTCAAGTCTCCCTCCGCACAAATGTGCACGTATTAACTTGTATtctcaaagcacaaaaaatTGTTCCTTGTTTCCCAACAGCTAAGATGTCACATGGTTAAGAAAACCCGTGAGCACTAAGACTGGAAGACAGATTATTTGCAACTAGAATAAAAATGGTCTGAGAAAGTTTTCACTTCTTCttccaaaaaggaaatgcaactGTTATAACATTTTAGTGTTgcttaactaaaaataaaaacatttgagattAAGGGGTAAATACAAAGAGcatccctgattttttttctctcccacatatactgaaaattaaagttGGCTTTTACAGACTGAAAAGGATACAGCTCAGTGGGTATAGACTCACCTGAGACTATTAAATATACATGTACTACTACAGAGGATACAGCCAGCCTCTGAGACAGGTTAGAGCTGGATAAAACAATACTTTGGTGCTGTATCATAAAATACCTGCCCTGTTTCTACACTCCGCCTTGATAATCTACTGTTGACAGGTAATGGAGACAGGATCCTGAATTAGCCCAATAACACAGTTCTATGTTATATTACATTTAGcaacaaataatttgtttaaatagcGAGCACATATGCAACTCCTAAAACCTTGGATTTCATTGTTGTTGGGATGCGTTTTCAGATGACGAGgtgaaaacaacatttattttttacttttttatatatataatttataacaTATATTAATagatataattaatatataattatatgtgatgtttatataatataattatctttatatatatatacttttttttttctcataccacaaagaaaacacatactGAAAAAACAGCCACAAGGAAAACTCACTTGCAGCAGCAATGTAACATCTTCTTCAGCCTAAAAACTGGAAACAAAGTTCCTCTCACATGTACAGGTTCCTTCTGCTGGGCCTTCTATAAAATGCCAGGTAGAATTTACAAGCCATGTTCTGTCTCAAGTTCTATGGTAACGTTTAGTAAATTTTAGCCAAGACATTGCTAtcatcttatttctttcttaagaTCTCCATTTGCAATAGAGTTTATATACGCGATTGAGattaatatttggaaaaaagttACCTGAGGTCTGTGTAGAGGTGTAAGTGTGAGGACTTACAGTAGAGATCCTGGCTGATGTGGCAAAATAAGATAAGATAGAATAAGATAAGGTAAGACAAGACAAGATAagataaaatagaataaaataagataagataaaatagaataaaatagaataaaataaaataaaataaaataaaataaaataaaataaaataaaatgaaataaaataaaataggaaaaagccAATAAACATTATAATTAATTTAGTGTGCATTCATgcagtgaaaaagagaaaacgtTTCTGTAAGAAGTGTGCTAGCACCAGCTACACAAGTACATCTGTGAGCCACTTATTCCATATATTAGCATGCTTTttataaatagagaaaaactaaaatcaaaGGAGGAATTGCCTttagaaaaccttttttatATACATGTGTGTCCCTGGGCTTTACTCCAGAATCCAGCAGAAAAGGATGGAGCACTGTCTTCTATGAACACCGCCCTTTCTCTGGAATTCTACAAGTAGTGCTTCTAAGAAAACTCAGTAGCACTGTACACCATGAAACAAAGCACcacgtttgtttgttttactttttttttttttttgactgcacTGGGATTACAACATTATGAAAGATAGCTTAATTTAAACAGCACTCGTGGCAGATCTGCCAGTCATCCTATGGATGACCACAGAAATCATTTCCACCACAAGCCCCAAAATCCAGACTTTACCAAAATAGTACTTGCACAGGAGAGCTCATCCGCACTCACCTTTCTTGATCACAACCTGAAGATTTGTTAGCTTATCGTTGAACCATCCTGGGATCTCCACGCGGCAGCAGTAGGCCCCGCTGTCTGCTTCCTCGGCGTTTATGATCGTGAGGGACACGTCGCCCTCGTGCAGGTTCCCCCTCAGCATGTACCTGCTGTGGTACTGATCTGTCACTTTCCAGCCATCTGTCCAGATAATAGGCTGGGAGCATTTGGAAGCAGGGCAGAGGCCACGACCCCAGCACATCGATGTGGTGCTGCTTTTCACGTTAACTGTGTAAAAGCAGGGCACGGTGATGTTCTGTCCAACCTCTCCTGTCACGAGTGATCCTGACACTGTGGGGCCTACGGGCAAAAGCACAAATGTAGTTATTGAGCAGAGCACGTGCAAGATGAATTTTCTAATACAGCTCATGTGATAAATGAATCCGTCCTGACAACAGCACCAGGATCAGGTTTTTAACAAAAAGATATGAAACCCAGCAGGACTGCTGCATGGTGAGGAATAACGTTCTGGCCAGTGCTTTTGTCCAGAACGTGTTTGTAGCCAGAGGAacaagaaaagtgttttctgcagtctctgtTGGCAGGCAAAAAGGTGAAGCCAGTACAGAGTTTGGATCTGCACAGCTCTGTGACTTCTCTTTAGCCGTGTCCAGTTCAatagttctttatttttcccttagtTCAGATTTAATCCAAGCCAGGCATAGGGGAACAGAAAGACATTGACTTTCATTAAAACCACTGTAGGAAACACTTTCTCCCTTTCAATGAAAGGTCACTGATTGGCAGGTTTCATCAGAATTAcagctgtttcctttctttccctgatAACAAATTTGGCCAGTTCCTATAGATTTTTCATAGCTTTCCTGAGAAATTTTATACCTTCTTTTTCcactagtttatttttttccctcattcttAACAAGTTTCTAACTTGTTCAGTTCCCATTAGAGGTCATTTTGGGGTTTCCAGAAAGCTATTTTGCACTATTCAAGTCAAAAGACAGAGATATAGCAAGCCATAGCCCATTCATCACAGCGagattatttcttttgctgtatttaaacCACTTTGGTCAGTATTCCCTTTCTGAGAGTTTTAATAAAAGCTCTGTTAAGTGCCAGCCAAAACCACATGTGCTCTGGTGATCCAGACTGTCATAGCCATCCTGTAACTGCTTTCTTCTAACAGGTCACACAGCAGGGCTCCTGAGATGTACATTCAGCCTCCTTGTAGTAGAAGGAAAACTTACTACTACGTTTTCCTTATCAAGTCCATTAGCATTGAATCAACTGTGTAGATACATTGATCTACCCACATTAGTATTTCAGGGATAGAATTCTCTTCAACAAATATAGAAGTAGTTAATATTTTAGCAACTAATTATCTCTATTAAAAGTCTAACCCTGTATATCACTGAGAAGGAAGGGCTCTCCCCTAGGGAGGTCAGCCAACATATGCCGGTGGATCCCGAGCACCCTATGGCTTGACTACAATTGTTCCTTGTGAACAAGCTGTCTTGCCCACCTCATCTcagtcatttttctctgaactaAGCTATTATAAATAAGTCTCATGCAAAAACTTTGCCACAATAACATACCAAACACTAATCTCtggaaataatgtattttatttaatataaaaaagtaaTCCCTAAATTAATCTAATCATAAAAGGCTTTAGAaagaactagaagaaaaaatgtccaTAATATCCCTTTTCTGTCTGTTGAGCATATCCTACCACCAAATTTTTAATGTCCATCTGTCTATATCAGTAACTTTCTGCAAACCAGTTTTCACTGCTATTGACTTTAACAATACTTTCCTAGAGGGATGGTTGTttctcagaagaagaaaaaaaggagaaatcatAGATTTGTCTCAATACAATTTCATATTGTCTGAAAACCACTAGAAACTGCGGCTGGCTTCTTCCTTGTCTTCCTAAGCATTCACATTCACAAAGCCTGTTGAAGTGAAACATCCATTTTACATCTTTcctaaaatgattttaagatCTGTGCTAGTCTCAGAACATCAttatctataaaaaaaaaaaaaagaaagaaagaaaaacaaaagatcaTTCACAATAAGACTAGCAGACAGCCCAAGAGGCAGTGTCTTTAAAGCCACCATAGCCCCAACACGATTGTTTTAAAAGGAGATAAGAACTTCAGAAGACTATTGAGCCACTGCGATGAAGTTATATTTTAGTGCAAAACTGCAGTTTCTGTGCCATGCAACCCTCAGAAGCATTGCTGCATGTTACCTCCATCCACTCCCGGCTATTTTTTATGCCCACGTAGTTACCTGTAAGCAAGGTCAGAAGAATGCAGTTCAGgaagaaatgaggagacattgTGGCTGAAGATGAGGGACACTCGTGTTCACCCTTTGTGCACCTACATTCAAGAAAGCCTGTCTTTTTCATAAACTTCTGGTTTTACTTCTCAGTACTAGCACGTCAGCTTCAGACAGGATGATGCCCTTTAGTCTGATCAGGATTGCCTTTCCTGTGGTTAGTCTGTTAGTCTCTAATGTTGCTGTTGGTGATACACACAGCTGAATGCTTGCTGACTGTGGTTTGACTAATAGGCTAAAATACTTAGCAGTACTTCAAAAatctacttgtttttttttgctttgttttgttttttcttcccaaatctGCTCAATTATAGTAGGTGAAACTGTTGTCAGCTCCACCAAGCTGACAGCTAGCCATAATACAGTGCCCCATATTGCTTCCCATACCTTTTTCTTGCCATAGTATACAGAATTAGGGGGAAAATTAGTCCAGGCAATGGGCTGTCATAAACAGAAAGTGTTTGACAAAATAACAGACTCCTTGTAACTCTTAATCTACCATTTAATAATAAACTTCTGGCTCTAATACTTAGAAGTAGCTCAGAGCTACTTTAAGCAAACgtga includes these proteins:
- the LOC118254450 gene encoding hepatitis A virus cellular receptor 2-like isoform X4, translating into MSPHFFLNCILLTLLTGPTVSGSLVTGEVGQNITVPCFYTVNVKSSTTSMCWGRGLCPASKCSQPIIWTDGWKVTDQYHSRYMLRGNLHEGDVSLTIINAEEADSGAYCCRVEIPGWFNDKLTNLQVVIKKAPGSASEASFTVETWPSVSSSETPQTNASIPVHSQQHSEGAVYISAGVCVVFLVILVLGLLLGRRYLHNMKKMSNFANSVAFWKPKHAGNRSALEVEIHAEENIYTIH
- the LOC118254450 gene encoding hepatitis A virus cellular receptor 1 homolog isoform X3, coding for MSPHFFLNCILLTLLTGPTVSGSLVTGEVGQNITVPCFYTVNVKSSTTSMCWGRGLCPASKCSQPIIWTDGWKVTDQYHSRYMLRGNLHEGDVSLTIINAEEADSGAYCCRVEIPGWFNDKLTNLQVVIKKARISTVSPHTYTSTQTSAPGSASEASFTVETWPSVSSSETPQTNASIPVHSQQHSEGAVYISAGVCVVFLVILVLGLLLGRRYLHNMKKMSNFANSVAFWKPKHAGNRSALEVEIHAEENIYTIH
- the LOC118254450 gene encoding hepatitis A virus cellular receptor 1 homolog isoform X1 translates to MSPHFFLNCILLTLLTGPTVSGSLVTGEVGQNITVPCFYTVNVKSSTTSMCWGRGLCPASKCSQPIIWTDGWKVTDQYHSRYMLRGNLHEGDVSLTIINAEEADSGAYCCRVEIPGWFNDKLTNLQVVIKKARISTVSPHTYTSTQTSAPGSASEASFTVETWPSVSSSETPQTASGPHLSTSDYSEVTSSLQNASIPVHSQQHSEGAVYISAGVCVVFLVILVLGLLLGRRYLHNMKKMSNFANSVAFWKPKHAGNRSALEVEIHAEENIYTIH
- the LOC118254450 gene encoding hepatitis A virus cellular receptor 2-like isoform X2, whose protein sequence is MSPHFFLNCILLTLLTGPTVSGSLVTGEVGQNITVPCFYTVNVKSSTTSMCWGRGLCPASKCSQPIIWTDGWKVTDQYHSRYMLRGNLHEGDVSLTIINAEEADSGAYCCRVEIPGWFNDKLTNLQVVIKKAPGSASEASFTVETWPSVSSSETPQTASGPHLSTSDYSEVTSSLQNASIPVHSQQHSEGAVYISAGVCVVFLVILVLGLLLGRRYLHNMKKMSNFANSVAFWKPKHAGNRSALEVEIHAEENIYTIH